A region from the Medicago truncatula cultivar Jemalong A17 chromosome 6, MtrunA17r5.0-ANR, whole genome shotgun sequence genome encodes:
- the LOC25497195 gene encoding probable carboxylesterase 120: MSNQTLPPPINDPYQYLKVQHNPNDTLTRNLEDPHTSPSLDTSLSVLTKDLTINQSNQTWLRLFLPKKATNVSNLNNKLLPLIVFFHGSGFIVLSAASTMFHNFCAEMAETVEAVVASVDYRLAPEHRLPAAYDDAMEALSLIRSSDDEWLTKYVDFSKCFLMGNSAGGTIAYHAGLRVVEKMNDLEPLKIQGLILRQPFFGGTNRTESELRLENDPVFPLCVSDLMWELALPIGVNRDHEYSNLRVGNGVDEKLAKIKDHEWRVLVSMNGGDPLVDRNKELVKLLEEKGVEVVKDFQEDGFHGVEFFELSKAKNFIEVVKGFIS, encoded by the coding sequence ATGTCTAATCAAACTTTGCCACCACCCATCAACGATCCTTACCAATACCTCAAAGTTCAACACAATCCCAACGATACACTCACTCGAAATCTTGAAGATCCACACACCTCACCTTCATTAGACACTTCTCTTTCTGTTCTCACCAAAGATCTCACCATCAACCAATCAAACCAAACATGGCTTCGATTATTTCTACCTAAAAAAGCAACAAATGTTTCAAACCTAAACAACAAGCTACTACCacttattgttttctttcatggAAGTGGCTTCATTGTACTAAGTGCAGCCTCCACAATGTTCCACAATTTTTGTGCTGAAATGGCGGAAACCGTCGAAGCAGTTGTCGCCTCGGTCGATTATCGCCTCGCACCGGAGCACCGGTTGCCGGCGGCTTATGATGATGCTATGGAAGCATTGAGTTTGATTAGGTCAAGTGATGATGAATGGTTGACTAAATATGTTGACTTTTCAAAATGTTTTCTAATGGGAAATAGTGCTGGAGGTACAATTGCGTATCATGCAGGACTACGTGTAGTTGAAAAGATGAATGATCTTGAGCCGTTGAAAATTCAAGGGTTGATATTGCGTCAACCATTTTTTGGTGGGACCAATAGGACTGAGTCAGAGTTAAGACTTGAGAATGATCCTGTTTTTCCTTTGTGTGTTAGTGATTTGATGTGGGAGTTAGCGTTACCAATTGGTGTTAACCGTGATCATGAGTATTCCAATCTAAGGGTTGGGAATGGTGTTGATGAAAAACTTGCTAAGATTAAGGATCATGAGTGGAGGGTGTTGGTGAGTATGAATGGTGGAGATCCATTGGTTGATCGTAATAAGGAGTTGGTGAAATTGTTGGAGGAAAAGGGTGTGGAAGTGGTGAAGGATTTTCAAGAAGATGGTTTTCATGGAGTTGAGTTTTTTGAGCTATCCAAAGCAAAGAACTTTATTGAGGTGGTGAAAGGTTTCATCTCCTAG